A window of the Streptomyces griseochromogenes genome harbors these coding sequences:
- a CDS encoding lasso peptide biosynthesis B2 protein, translating into MSIPVLPAEPVRVPLGRRLATHAAVGAARVLARRPPRQIRAVLLRVRRGARPATVTEASWARDTVLTVSPRCCGSRACLVRSIATCLLCRTRSAWPVWCVGVLKAPPFAAHAWVEAEGELVDEATDGSCYTRLITVE; encoded by the coding sequence ATGAGCATCCCGGTCCTGCCCGCCGAACCGGTCCGTGTGCCACTGGGGCGGCGCCTGGCCACGCACGCCGCGGTGGGCGCGGCGCGGGTGCTCGCCCGCCGCCCGCCCCGCCAGATCCGCGCGGTGCTGCTGCGGGTGCGGCGCGGCGCGCGCCCGGCGACCGTCACGGAGGCCTCCTGGGCACGGGACACCGTGCTCACGGTCAGCCCGCGGTGCTGCGGCTCCCGCGCGTGCCTGGTGCGCTCGATCGCCACCTGTCTGCTGTGCCGGACCCGTTCGGCGTGGCCGGTCTGGTGCGTCGGGGTGCTCAAGGCCCCGCCGTTCGCGGCGCACGCCTGGGTGGAGGCCGAGGGCGAGCTGGTCGACGAGGCCACGGACGGCTCCTGCTACACGCGCCTGATCACCGTCGAGTGA
- a CDS encoding keywimysin-related RiPP has translation MQKDVYEVPALVELGTFEEETGFFRNGANEAFFFFQNQND, from the coding sequence ATGCAGAAGGACGTTTACGAGGTGCCGGCGCTGGTCGAGCTCGGCACGTTCGAGGAGGAGACCGGATTCTTCCGGAACGGGGCCAACGAGGCCTTCTTCTTCTTCCAGAACCAGAACGACTGA
- a CDS encoding metal-sensitive transcriptional regulator, translating to MELELAGAELKSVLNRLRRAQGQISGVIRMIEEGRDCEEVVTQLAAASRALDRAGFAIIATGLQRCIADMESGAKSGEDPEQMRARLERLFLSLA from the coding sequence GTGGAACTGGAACTCGCGGGTGCGGAGCTGAAGTCCGTCCTGAACCGTCTGCGCCGCGCGCAGGGCCAGATCTCCGGCGTGATCCGGATGATCGAGGAGGGCCGCGACTGCGAGGAGGTGGTCACACAGCTGGCCGCCGCGTCGCGGGCACTCGACCGCGCCGGTTTCGCGATCATCGCGACCGGCCTGCAGCGGTGCATCGCCGACATGGAGTCCGGCGCCAAGAGCGGCGAGGATCCCGAGCAGATGCGGGCCCGTCTGGAGAGGCTCTTCCTGTCGCTGGCATGA
- a CDS encoding asparagine synthase-related protein: MDGWFFVVLPDCEGARHIAGRLAPHTRLVQSHPSGRPLLLADVPSAQLVTARRGPAAAAVIGMSSATERLLGGALGAHPTTDVLDRLAHRLAGSFHLVAADGDRLRVQGSASGLRRVFHAVIDGVRVVSDRADVLARLGGFPLDDTSLAVRLLRVLPHPLGERPMWREVSAVPPGSALLLDAPGGRTRTTVWWRRPEPELDRRSGALGLRAALEAAVQVRTSAGGTVHCDLSGGLDSTPLCFLAAESGADVVATTMYNDDPGGREDLLWARRALPAMPGLRHEVGRLDDMPQFFEGMEGIGQRLDEPSQAYLTSPRIRYSVERAAANGATVYVNGLGGDHLLHGLPVWEHALLRRRPLLALRRVRTTMGLDGRPVLPVLRELLDREGYGAWLRRSVGAARPVREQKSDLRMEWDQPVALPRWLTPDATGALLARLRELAADAEPLGPDRARHAELAMVRDGSRIVRGTQQFAATLDMPFEAPFFDDRVIEACFAVRHEERDSPMEFKPLVKAAMRGALPDAFLRRGTKMGGSVQAARGLRDHWPTVLALCEHSPLTTRGVIDFSALASAESPEHMGTRDAFLDATVNCAVFARNQEAPEDREGTRSPRRHEAGPDRDHDSKEHTHDPAAA, from the coding sequence GTGGACGGCTGGTTCTTCGTGGTCCTGCCCGACTGCGAGGGCGCACGGCACATCGCCGGGCGGCTCGCACCGCACACACGGCTGGTCCAAAGCCACCCATCGGGCCGCCCGCTGCTGCTGGCCGACGTGCCCTCGGCGCAGTTGGTGACGGCGCGGCGGGGGCCCGCGGCGGCGGCCGTGATCGGAATGTCGTCGGCGACCGAGCGGCTGCTGGGCGGAGCGCTGGGCGCCCACCCGACCACGGACGTGCTCGACCGGCTCGCCCACCGCCTGGCCGGCAGCTTCCATCTGGTCGCCGCGGACGGCGACCGGCTGCGGGTGCAGGGGTCGGCGAGCGGACTGCGGCGGGTGTTCCACGCCGTGATCGACGGGGTGCGGGTGGTCTCGGACCGGGCGGACGTGCTGGCCCGGCTCGGCGGATTCCCGCTCGACGACACCTCGCTCGCGGTACGCCTGCTGCGGGTGCTGCCGCATCCCCTGGGGGAGCGGCCGATGTGGCGCGAGGTGAGCGCCGTACCGCCGGGATCCGCCCTCCTGCTGGACGCCCCGGGCGGGCGGACCCGTACGACCGTCTGGTGGCGCCGCCCCGAGCCCGAACTCGACCGGCGCTCCGGTGCCCTCGGACTGCGGGCCGCCCTCGAAGCGGCGGTGCAGGTCCGCACGTCGGCCGGTGGCACGGTGCACTGCGACCTGTCGGGCGGCCTGGACTCCACGCCACTGTGCTTCCTCGCGGCCGAGAGCGGCGCGGACGTCGTCGCCACGACGATGTACAACGACGACCCCGGCGGACGCGAGGACCTCCTCTGGGCCCGCCGGGCCCTGCCGGCCATGCCGGGACTGCGGCACGAGGTGGGCCGCCTCGACGACATGCCGCAGTTCTTCGAGGGCATGGAGGGGATCGGGCAGCGCCTGGACGAGCCCTCGCAGGCGTACCTGACGTCACCCCGCATCCGGTACAGCGTCGAACGGGCGGCCGCGAACGGAGCCACGGTCTACGTCAACGGCCTGGGCGGCGACCATCTGCTGCACGGCCTGCCGGTGTGGGAGCACGCGCTGCTGCGCCGCCGTCCGCTGCTCGCCCTGCGCCGGGTGCGCACCACCATGGGGCTCGACGGCCGGCCGGTCCTGCCGGTCCTGCGGGAACTGCTCGACCGCGAGGGCTACGGCGCGTGGCTGCGGCGCTCGGTCGGCGCCGCCCGCCCGGTGCGCGAACAGAAGTCGGACCTGCGCATGGAGTGGGACCAGCCGGTCGCGCTGCCCCGCTGGCTGACCCCGGACGCCACCGGCGCGCTGCTGGCCCGGCTGCGCGAACTCGCCGCGGACGCCGAGCCGCTGGGACCGGACCGGGCCCGGCACGCGGAGCTGGCCATGGTGCGCGACGGCAGCCGGATCGTACGGGGCACGCAGCAGTTCGCGGCGACCCTGGACATGCCCTTCGAAGCACCCTTCTTCGACGACCGGGTCATCGAGGCGTGCTTCGCGGTACGTCATGAGGAACGCGACTCCCCGATGGAGTTCAAACCGCTCGTGAAGGCGGCCATGCGGGGCGCGCTGCCCGACGCATTCCTGCGGCGGGGTACGAAGATGGGCGGCAGCGTCCAGGCCGCCCGAGGACTTCGCGACCACTGGCCCACCGTCCTCGCCCTGTGCGAGCACTCACCGCTCACCACCCGCGGTGTCATCGACTTCTCCGCCCTGGCCTCGGCCGAGTCGCCCGAGCACATGGGGACCCGCGACGCGTTCCTCGACGCGACCGTCAACTGCGCGGTGTTCGCCCGCAACCAGGAGGCGCCCGAGGACCGGGAGGGGACCCGGAGCCCACGGCGGCACGAGGCCGGCCCGGATCGCGACCACGACAGCAAGGAGCACACCCATGACCCTGCGGCTGCATGA
- a CDS encoding MBL fold metallo-hydrolase: MFFVDTIEVSGLGNRCYLAGGERTAVAVDPPRDIDRVITAAARRGVRISHVVETHIHNDYVTGGLELARVTGAAYLVPAGARVSFERTPVGDGDRTVIDAAAGLTLRAVATPGHTPHHMSYVLEEGGTAVSVFTGGSLLIGTVGRPDLVEPRLTERLARAQHASVHRLATELPDETAVLPTHGFGSFCSSAQAQGQSTTIGKERASNEALTRDVDTFVADLLAGLDDIPAYYTHMGPANAAGPAPIDLTPPAVADADEIAARLAAGEWVVDLRNRVAFAAGHVPGSFNFEAVGQLASYLAWLIPWGKPVTLLAESAEQLADAQRELVRVGMDRPAAAATGEPGGWVRPHEALASFPRAAFADLAGRYPAPDVVLLDVRRTSERSGGFVEGSLHIPVHTLHRRLGEIPAGRVWVHCAGGMRAAIAASLLDAAGRDVVAVDDVFGAAEEAGLPVRTG; this comes from the coding sequence GTGTTCTTCGTCGACACGATCGAGGTGTCGGGACTCGGCAACCGCTGCTATCTGGCAGGCGGCGAGCGGACGGCGGTGGCGGTCGACCCGCCGCGCGACATCGACCGGGTGATCACGGCGGCGGCGCGGCGCGGGGTGCGGATCTCGCACGTCGTGGAGACGCACATCCACAACGACTACGTCACCGGCGGCCTGGAGCTGGCCCGGGTCACCGGCGCCGCCTACCTCGTTCCCGCCGGGGCCCGCGTCTCCTTCGAGCGCACACCGGTCGGCGACGGCGACCGTACGGTGATCGACGCCGCCGCGGGGTTGACCCTGCGCGCGGTCGCGACGCCCGGGCACACGCCGCACCACATGTCCTATGTGCTGGAGGAAGGCGGCACGGCCGTCTCCGTGTTCACCGGCGGTTCCCTGCTGATCGGCACCGTCGGCCGCCCGGACCTCGTGGAGCCGCGACTGACCGAGCGCCTCGCTCGCGCCCAGCACGCCTCCGTGCACCGCCTGGCCACCGAGCTGCCCGACGAGACGGCGGTGCTGCCCACACACGGCTTCGGCAGCTTCTGCTCGTCCGCCCAGGCACAGGGGCAGTCCACCACGATCGGCAAGGAGAGGGCGTCCAACGAGGCCCTCACCCGGGACGTGGACACCTTCGTCGCCGACCTGCTGGCGGGCCTGGACGACATACCGGCGTACTACACGCACATGGGTCCGGCCAACGCCGCCGGGCCCGCGCCCATCGATCTGACCCCGCCCGCCGTGGCGGACGCGGACGAGATAGCCGCCCGGCTGGCCGCGGGGGAGTGGGTGGTGGACCTGCGCAACCGGGTCGCGTTCGCCGCGGGGCACGTCCCGGGCTCGTTCAACTTCGAGGCGGTGGGCCAACTCGCCTCCTATCTGGCCTGGCTGATCCCGTGGGGCAAGCCGGTCACACTGCTCGCGGAGTCCGCCGAGCAGCTCGCCGACGCGCAGCGCGAGCTGGTCCGCGTCGGCATGGACCGCCCGGCCGCCGCGGCCACCGGGGAACCGGGCGGCTGGGTCCGCCCGCACGAAGCCCTGGCCTCCTTCCCCCGGGCCGCCTTCGCCGACCTCGCCGGCCGGTACCCGGCGCCGGACGTCGTCCTCCTCGATGTGCGGCGGACCTCGGAGCGCTCGGGCGGGTTCGTCGAGGGCTCGCTCCACATACCGGTGCACACCCTGCACCGCCGCCTCGGCGAGATACCCGCCGGCCGCGTGTGGGTGCACTGTGCGGGCGGCATGCGCGCCGCCATCGCCGCCTCCCTGCTGGACGCGGCCGGCCGTGATGTCGTCGCCGTGGACGACGTCTTCGGCGCGGCCGAGGAGGCCGGGCTCCCGGTCCGCACCGGTTGA
- a CDS encoding rhodanese-like domain-containing protein — MSDFRSDPRVPGRVTVQEAATRTGHGNTVERGAGGADSVLLDVREPAEWEAGHVPGAVHLPLSALAAGAGLPAPAQARPLVVICRSGNRSRQAAELLVARGADAVDVIGGMRDWAGAGLPVVDARGGNGTVA, encoded by the coding sequence ATGAGCGACTTCCGATCAGACCCGCGCGTCCCCGGCCGGGTGACCGTCCAGGAGGCTGCGACCCGCACCGGCCACGGGAACACCGTCGAACGCGGTGCGGGCGGTGCGGACTCCGTGCTGCTCGACGTCCGCGAGCCCGCCGAGTGGGAGGCGGGCCATGTGCCGGGAGCGGTGCATCTGCCGCTGTCCGCGCTGGCCGCCGGGGCCGGGCTGCCCGCGCCCGCGCAGGCGCGGCCGCTGGTCGTGATCTGCCGTTCGGGCAACCGCTCCCGGCAGGCGGCCGAGCTGCTCGTCGCGCGGGGCGCGGACGCCGTGGACGTGATCGGCGGCATGCGGGACTGGGCCGGCGCGGGACTGCCCGTGGTGGACGCGCGAGGCGGGAACGGGACCGTCGCGTGA
- a CDS encoding aminotransferase class V-fold PLP-dependent enzyme: MPTAAHERHRAAVVSASSLPASSALLERIRRGLVGDDEVLDGPYGPKRIVYADYTASGRSLDFIEDFIRERVLPVYGNTHTESSRTGLQTTVLREDARRIVRDAVGGTDDDLVIFCGSGATAAVNKLVGILELRRPDPPPPAERPVVFVGPYEHHSNELPWRESVADVVVIDEDPDGHIDLGALEAGLRRYADRPLRIGSFSAASNVTGILTDTDRVARLLHAHGALSFWDYAAAAPYVPIRVAASAPGAGDHKDAVFLSPHKFVGGPQTPGVLVIRRDLIRNRVPTTPGGGTVTFVDPLGHRYLDDPVSREEGGTPAIVESVRAGLVFTLKQAVGTATIQAAEERHLRHALARWAANPRMEILGNRHARRLSIVSFRIRHRDGSHLHHNFVVALLNDLFGIQARGGCSCAGPYGHRLLAIDAATSHALLDEVARGCDGIKLGWIRLNFNYFISDAVRDYLVDAVDLIATHGHRLLPDYRFDPHTGQWHHHAGAAGRLLRLTDVRFAADGRITAPAAPRRRLSEDALAGQLDRARELLRSRSGRLDEGPTGLSEDFERMRWFPLPPVCLERTPLGTG, encoded by the coding sequence ATGCCGACGGCCGCCCACGAGCGACATCGGGCCGCGGTCGTGAGCGCCTCGTCGTTACCGGCCTCGTCGGCGCTGCTGGAGCGCATACGCCGCGGGCTCGTCGGCGACGACGAGGTGCTGGACGGCCCGTACGGCCCGAAGCGGATCGTCTACGCCGACTACACCGCCTCCGGCCGCTCGCTCGACTTCATCGAGGACTTCATCCGCGAGCGGGTGCTCCCGGTCTACGGCAACACCCACACGGAGAGCTCCCGTACCGGACTGCAGACGACCGTGCTGCGCGAGGACGCCCGCCGGATCGTCCGGGACGCGGTCGGCGGCACCGACGACGACCTCGTGATCTTCTGCGGCTCGGGAGCCACCGCCGCGGTCAACAAGCTGGTCGGCATCCTGGAACTGCGCCGCCCGGACCCGCCGCCCCCGGCCGAACGGCCCGTGGTGTTCGTGGGGCCGTACGAGCACCACTCCAACGAACTGCCCTGGCGCGAGTCCGTCGCCGACGTGGTGGTGATCGACGAGGACCCCGACGGCCACATCGACCTCGGCGCGCTGGAGGCGGGCCTGCGCCGGTACGCCGACCGCCCGTTGCGCATCGGCAGCTTCTCGGCCGCCTCCAACGTCACCGGGATCCTGACCGACACCGACCGGGTGGCACGGCTGCTGCACGCCCATGGCGCCCTGTCGTTCTGGGACTACGCGGCCGCCGCCCCCTACGTCCCGATCCGGGTCGCGGCGAGCGCGCCGGGCGCGGGTGACCACAAAGACGCGGTCTTCCTGTCCCCGCACAAGTTCGTCGGCGGCCCGCAGACTCCGGGTGTCCTCGTCATCCGCCGGGACCTGATCCGCAACCGTGTGCCCACCACGCCCGGCGGCGGTACGGTCACCTTCGTCGACCCGCTCGGCCATCGCTATCTCGACGACCCGGTCTCCCGCGAGGAGGGCGGCACACCGGCGATCGTCGAGTCCGTCCGGGCCGGGCTGGTCTTCACGCTCAAGCAGGCCGTGGGCACGGCCACGATCCAGGCCGCCGAGGAACGCCATCTGCGCCATGCGCTGGCACGCTGGGCCGCCAACCCCCGCATGGAGATCCTCGGGAACCGGCATGCCCGCCGGCTGTCCATCGTCTCCTTCCGCATCCGCCACCGTGACGGCTCGCATCTGCACCACAACTTCGTCGTCGCCCTGCTCAACGACCTGTTCGGCATCCAGGCCCGCGGCGGCTGCTCCTGCGCGGGCCCGTACGGACACCGTCTGCTGGCGATCGACGCCGCCACCTCGCACGCCCTGCTCGACGAGGTCGCGCGCGGCTGCGACGGCATCAAACTCGGCTGGATCCGCCTGAACTTCAACTACTTCATCAGCGACGCCGTGCGCGACTATCTGGTCGACGCCGTCGATCTGATCGCCACGCACGGCCACCGGCTCCTGCCCGACTACCGCTTCGACCCGCACACGGGCCAGTGGCACCACCACGCCGGCGCCGCCGGCCGCCTGCTGCGGCTGACCGATGTGCGCTTCGCCGCCGACGGACGGATCACCGCCCCGGCCGCCCCTCGCCGCCGGCTGAGCGAGGACGCGCTGGCCGGCCAGCTCGACCGCGCCCGCGAACTGCTTCGCTCCCGTTCCGGCCGCCTCGACGAGGGCCCCACCGGGCTGTCCGAGGACTTCGAGCGCATGCGCTGGTTCCCGCTGCCTCCCGTCTGCCTGGAACGGACCCCGCTCGGCACCGGCTGA
- a CDS encoding lasso RiPP family leader peptide-containing protein — protein MDKETYEVPAVVELGSFGEETGVFGIRNGDEITWFFDTWQ, from the coding sequence ATGGACAAGGAGACCTACGAGGTTCCCGCCGTGGTGGAACTCGGCTCCTTCGGCGAGGAGACCGGTGTCTTCGGCATCCGCAACGGTGACGAGATCACCTGGTTCTTCGACACCTGGCAGTGA
- a CDS encoding lasso peptide biosynthesis PqqD family chaperone yields MTLRLHDHVSTTETEYGVVALDQRTGRYWQLTASAAVVVTALARGATAEEAAKALTDRYDVDAERARGDVEALIGSLRSAGLVAR; encoded by the coding sequence ATGACCCTGCGGCTGCATGACCACGTGTCCACGACCGAGACCGAGTACGGCGTGGTCGCCCTCGACCAACGCACCGGCCGCTACTGGCAGCTCACGGCCTCCGCCGCCGTGGTGGTCACCGCCCTGGCACGCGGCGCCACCGCGGAGGAGGCGGCGAAGGCCCTCACCGACCGCTACGACGTCGACGCGGAGCGGGCGCGCGGGGACGTGGAGGCCCTGATCGGATCGCTGCGCTCGGCCGGGCTGGTGGCGCGATGA
- a CDS encoding CynX/NimT family MFS transporter — MAFALTIKRLSALWPVAGLVLLAVNLRAAITGVPPLLDQLRAVTGLSGLDVSVLSTLPVLCLGGFAWLAPPLARRVGLDAALAGGLALIAGGVLLRSVPSPLALFAGTLLAGAGIAIGNVLMPVAVKRHFPDRTGVFTGLAMMLMAASGALAAAMAVPLGTLAGWRVALAVWAAPALLAVPAWAVPAWQGRRERPEPFPSAPRAAQGSLLRSPLAWSVAAFLGTVSLMFYVLVAWLPTIMRDHGFPPAEAGVMVSALQIISIPLGLAVPVAAARMSGQRPLVIGVVVAMAVGLAGLLLAPAAGWLWVAVLGLATGSAFPLAFTLLGLRSPSPQVAARLSGMAQTIGYLTAGAGPLTVGVLHEVTGGWRIPLLLLLVLLLPETAFGLLAARSGHVRLSVGGRPRHTTR; from the coding sequence ATGGCCTTCGCTCTCACCATCAAACGTCTGTCCGCTCTGTGGCCCGTCGCCGGGCTGGTGCTGCTGGCAGTGAACCTCCGCGCGGCGATCACGGGAGTCCCGCCGCTGCTGGACCAGCTGCGGGCCGTGACCGGGCTCAGCGGGCTCGACGTGAGCGTGCTCTCCACACTGCCCGTGCTCTGCCTGGGCGGATTCGCCTGGCTCGCACCGCCGTTGGCCCGCCGGGTGGGCCTGGACGCGGCGCTGGCGGGCGGCCTCGCGCTGATCGCCGGGGGAGTGCTGCTGCGGTCGGTGCCGTCACCGCTCGCGCTGTTCGCCGGCACCCTGCTCGCCGGCGCCGGTATCGCCATCGGAAACGTCCTCATGCCGGTGGCCGTCAAGCGTCATTTCCCCGACCGGACAGGGGTGTTCACGGGGCTCGCGATGATGCTGATGGCCGCCAGCGGCGCGCTGGCGGCCGCCATGGCCGTACCCCTCGGCACCCTCGCCGGCTGGCGCGTGGCCCTTGCGGTGTGGGCGGCCCCCGCCCTGCTCGCCGTGCCGGCCTGGGCAGTGCCGGCCTGGCAGGGCCGTCGTGAACGCCCCGAGCCGTTCCCGTCCGCGCCGCGGGCCGCGCAGGGTTCGCTGCTGCGCTCCCCGCTCGCCTGGTCGGTGGCCGCTTTCCTGGGCACCGTGTCCCTGATGTTCTACGTGCTGGTGGCCTGGCTGCCCACGATCATGCGCGACCACGGCTTCCCGCCGGCCGAAGCCGGAGTGATGGTCTCGGCCCTCCAGATCATCAGCATTCCCCTGGGTCTCGCCGTCCCCGTGGCCGCCGCCCGGATGTCCGGCCAACGGCCCCTGGTCATCGGCGTGGTCGTCGCCATGGCGGTGGGACTGGCCGGTCTGCTCCTCGCGCCCGCGGCGGGCTGGCTGTGGGTGGCCGTCCTCGGGCTCGCCACCGGAAGCGCCTTCCCGCTGGCCTTCACACTGCTCGGCCTGCGCTCGCCGAGCCCGCAGGTCGCCGCGCGCCTGTCGGGCATGGCGCAGACCATCGGCTATCTGACGGCCGGCGCCGGCCCGCTGACCGTCGGTGTGCTGCACGAAGTCACCGGCGGCTGGCGGATCCCGCTGCTGCTCCTGCTCGTCCTGCTGCTCCCCGAAACCGCCTTCGGCCTACTGGCCGCCCGCTCCGGCCATGTTCGCCTCTCCGTCGGGGGCCGCCCGCGACACACGACGAGGTGA
- a CDS encoding sulfite exporter TauE/SafE family protein yields the protein MSAVLFALAAGAVIGLALGALGGGGSVLAVPALIYLLGFTPVAATTASLVVVGVTSATALSAHARDGHVRWRTGLLFAAAGTVPAMLGGALAGRLPAAVLTAAFAVVAAAAAVRMLRPRPASDTAVPVRPGRAAAAGAGLGAVTGVLGVGGGFLAVPALVSVLGMRMRDAVGTSLLVITVNSLAALAMRAGTADGLDWAVIAPFAGAAILGAWDGKRLAAKVSGSALQRTFGLVLLGVAAFMMVDAVL from the coding sequence GTGAGCGCTGTGCTGTTCGCGCTGGCCGCCGGGGCCGTCATCGGCCTGGCGCTCGGCGCGCTCGGCGGCGGCGGCAGTGTCCTCGCCGTCCCGGCCCTGATCTACCTGCTCGGCTTCACCCCGGTCGCGGCCACCACCGCGAGCCTCGTGGTCGTCGGAGTCACCTCCGCCACCGCGCTGTCCGCGCACGCCCGGGACGGCCATGTCCGCTGGCGTACCGGGCTGTTGTTCGCCGCGGCCGGGACCGTCCCCGCGATGCTGGGCGGCGCGCTCGCCGGGCGCCTGCCCGCGGCCGTTCTGACGGCGGCCTTCGCCGTGGTGGCAGCGGCGGCCGCGGTGCGGATGCTGCGGCCCCGGCCCGCGTCGGACACCGCGGTGCCGGTGCGACCGGGCCGGGCGGCGGCCGCGGGCGCGGGGCTCGGCGCGGTCACGGGTGTCCTCGGCGTGGGCGGCGGCTTCCTCGCCGTGCCCGCGCTGGTGAGCGTGCTCGGCATGCGGATGCGCGACGCGGTGGGCACCAGCCTGCTGGTGATCACCGTCAACTCGCTGGCCGCGCTGGCGATGCGGGCCGGTACGGCCGACGGTCTGGACTGGGCCGTCATCGCGCCCTTCGCCGGAGCCGCGATCCTCGGCGCCTGGGACGGCAAGCGGCTGGCCGCCAAGGTGTCCGGATCCGCACTGCAGCGCACCTTCGGCCTGGTGCTCCTGGGCGTGGCCGCGTTCATGATGGTCGACGCGGTGCTGTGA
- a CDS encoding rhodanese-like domain-containing protein, with the protein MTAPLAPVTLHTDQVHARLPELTVIDVRTPGEYASGHLPGALNIPLDRVRRALPELRYVAGRGGVLFVCASGARSENAARLLAGQGVPAATLAGGTGAWAAAGQDLERPAACDTRAGWSMERQVRFTAGALVLVGIALGLLVHPAFQILSAGIAGGLVFSALTDTCGMAAVLGRLPYNRPRAADLDAVLAALRGR; encoded by the coding sequence ATGACCGCTCCCCTCGCCCCCGTCACCCTTCACACCGACCAGGTCCACGCCCGGCTGCCCGAGCTGACCGTCATCGACGTGCGCACCCCCGGTGAGTACGCTTCCGGCCATCTGCCCGGGGCCCTCAACATCCCCCTGGACCGGGTCCGGCGCGCCCTGCCCGAGCTCCGGTACGTGGCCGGGCGCGGCGGCGTCCTGTTCGTGTGCGCCTCCGGGGCCCGCTCCGAGAACGCCGCCAGGCTGCTGGCCGGGCAGGGGGTCCCCGCCGCCACCCTGGCCGGCGGCACCGGCGCCTGGGCCGCGGCGGGCCAGGACCTGGAGCGGCCCGCGGCCTGCGACACCCGGGCCGGGTGGAGCATGGAACGGCAGGTCCGCTTCACCGCGGGGGCGCTGGTGCTCGTAGGGATCGCCCTCGGCCTGCTGGTGCATCCGGCCTTTCAGATCCTGTCGGCGGGCATCGCGGGCGGTCTCGTCTTCTCCGCGCTCACCGACACCTGCGGCATGGCGGCCGTGCTCGGCAGGCTGCCGTACAACCGGCCGCGCGCGGCCGATCTCGACGCCGTGCTCGCCGCGCTGCGCGGCCGCTGA